A stretch of the Myxosarcina sp. GI1 genome encodes the following:
- the rpmH gene encoding 50S ribosomal protein L34, which yields MTKRTLGGTNRKQKRTSGFRARMRTKNGSKVIKARRQKGRHRLAV from the coding sequence GTGACCAAACGCACTTTAGGCGGTACCAACCGCAAACAAAAAAGAACATCTGGTTTTCGCGCTCGGATGCGAACCAAAAACGGTAGCAAAGTAATCAAGGCACGTCGCCAAAAAGGAAGGCATCGTTTAGCAGTATAG